In Streptomyces sp. SN-593, a single genomic region encodes these proteins:
- a CDS encoding ABC transporter substrate-binding protein produces MTSSTGSTATRRLRRRTLPPLALAVSGMLLAAACSGAGGAGGGSGKHSINVLMVNNPQMVDLQKLTAANFTKSTGIKVNFTVLPEDDVRDKITQDFSSQAGQYDVATISNYEAPIFAKNNWLSPLTSEAKADATFDQSDILPAMQQSLTYNGQLYAEPFYGESSFLMYRKDVFAAKGLTMPANPTWSQVADLAAKADGAQKDMKGICLRGQPGWGEMIAPLTTVVNTMGGTWFDKDWNAQVDSPAFTKAVKFYVNLVREHGEAGAAQSGFTECLNDLEQSKVAMWYDATSAAGSLEGSGSPVAGKIGYVPAPVEQTKNAGWLYTWAWGVQKASSHQSDAWKFISWASGKGYENLVGKQLGWSRVPAGKRASTYSNPAYVKASSAFATPTLNALKSVDPANPGVQPRPAPGIQFVGIPEFTDLGTQVSQQLSSAVAGRTSVDSALKASQKLAEKVADKYAGK; encoded by the coding sequence ATGACATCGTCTACCGGCTCGACCGCCACCCGCAGACTGCGCCGCCGCACCCTCCCCCCGTTGGCGCTGGCGGTGTCGGGCATGCTGCTCGCGGCGGCCTGCTCGGGGGCGGGCGGGGCCGGCGGCGGCTCCGGCAAGCACTCGATCAACGTGCTGATGGTGAACAACCCGCAGATGGTCGACCTGCAGAAGCTGACGGCCGCGAACTTCACCAAGTCCACCGGCATCAAGGTGAACTTCACGGTGCTGCCCGAGGACGACGTCCGCGACAAGATCACCCAGGACTTCTCCAGCCAGGCCGGCCAGTACGACGTCGCGACCATCAGCAACTACGAGGCGCCGATCTTCGCGAAGAACAACTGGCTGTCCCCGCTGACCTCCGAGGCGAAGGCCGACGCGACCTTCGACCAGAGCGACATCCTGCCCGCGATGCAGCAGTCCCTGACCTACAACGGGCAGCTTTACGCCGAGCCGTTCTACGGCGAGTCGTCGTTCCTGATGTACCGCAAGGACGTCTTCGCCGCGAAGGGCCTGACGATGCCCGCGAACCCGACCTGGAGCCAGGTCGCGGACCTCGCCGCCAAGGCCGACGGCGCGCAGAAGGACATGAAGGGCATCTGCCTGCGCGGCCAGCCCGGTTGGGGCGAGATGATCGCGCCGCTGACCACCGTGGTGAACACCATGGGCGGCACCTGGTTCGACAAGGACTGGAACGCGCAGGTGGACAGCCCCGCCTTCACCAAGGCGGTGAAGTTCTACGTGAACCTGGTGCGCGAGCACGGCGAGGCCGGCGCGGCGCAGTCCGGGTTCACCGAGTGCCTCAACGACCTGGAGCAGAGCAAGGTCGCCATGTGGTACGACGCCACCTCCGCGGCCGGCTCGCTGGAGGGCTCCGGCTCCCCGGTCGCGGGCAAGATCGGCTACGTGCCGGCGCCGGTCGAGCAGACCAAGAACGCGGGCTGGCTGTACACGTGGGCCTGGGGCGTGCAGAAGGCCAGCAGCCACCAGTCCGACGCGTGGAAGTTCATCTCCTGGGCGTCCGGCAAGGGATACGAGAACCTGGTCGGCAAGCAGCTCGGCTGGTCGAGGGTGCCGGCCGGCAAGCGCGCCTCCACCTACAGCAACCCCGCCTACGTCAAGGCCTCCAGCGCCTTCGCCACCCCGACGCTCAACGCGCTCAAGTCCGTCGACCCGGCCAACCCCGGCGTGCAGCCGCGGCCCGCGCCCGGCATCCAGTTCGTCGGCATACCGGAGTTCACCGACCTGGGCACCCAGGTCTCCCAGCAGCTCTCCTCGGCCGTCGCCGGCCGTACCAGCGTGGACAGCGCGCTGAAGGCAAGCCAGAAGCTGGCCGAGAAGGTCGCCGACAAGTACGCCGGCAAGTGA
- a CDS encoding DeoR/GlpR family DNA-binding transcription regulator, with translation MRAEERQHRILTLARHHGQVEVTAVASDLAVAPETIRRDLGVLERRGLVRRTYGGAYPVEGAGFETALAERVNLHVADKRRIAAEAVKLLGEAETVFVDEGYTPQLVASLLPRDRPLTVVTASLSTAAAVAESADTTVLLLGGRVRARTLATVGSWACAMLSGFVIDLAFVGSNGISRELGLTTPDPVVADVKAKALEVSRRRVFMGHHSKFGASSFCRFAEVSDFEAIVTDTGLSSTEAHRYTLLGPRVFRA, from the coding sequence ATGAGGGCCGAGGAGCGCCAGCACCGCATCCTGACCCTGGCCCGCCACCACGGCCAGGTGGAAGTGACCGCGGTGGCCTCGGACCTGGCGGTCGCACCGGAGACGATCCGGCGCGACCTGGGCGTCCTGGAGCGCCGCGGGCTGGTCCGCCGCACCTACGGCGGGGCGTACCCCGTCGAGGGCGCGGGCTTCGAGACCGCCCTCGCCGAGCGGGTCAACCTGCACGTCGCCGACAAGCGCAGGATCGCCGCGGAGGCGGTCAAGCTGCTCGGCGAGGCGGAGACGGTGTTCGTGGACGAGGGCTACACCCCGCAACTCGTCGCCTCGTTGCTGCCGCGCGACCGGCCGCTGACGGTGGTCACCGCGTCGCTGTCCACCGCCGCCGCGGTCGCGGAGTCCGCCGACACCACGGTGCTGCTGCTCGGCGGCCGGGTCCGGGCCAGGACCCTGGCCACCGTGGGGTCCTGGGCCTGCGCCATGCTGTCCGGCTTCGTCATCGACCTGGCGTTCGTCGGTTCCAACGGCATCTCCCGCGAACTCGGCCTGACCACACCCGATCCGGTCGTCGCCGACGTCAAGGCCAAGGCGCTGGAGGTCTCGCGCCGGCGGGTGTTCATGGGCCACCACAGCAAGTTCGGCGCGAGCAGCTTCTGCCGCTTCGCCGAGGTCTCCGACTTCGAGGCGATCGTGACCGACACCGGCCTGTCCAGTACCGAAGCCCACCGCTACACCCTGCTCGGCCCGCGCGTCTTCAGGGCCTGA
- the glgX gene encoding glycogen debranching protein GlgX, whose amino-acid sequence MHKWSGQPFPLGATFDGTGTNFALFSEVAEKVELCLLDEARTETRVTLTEVDGVIRHAYLPGVGPGQRYGFRVHGPYDPARGHRCNPAKLLLDPYAKAVEGQADGHPSLLGYRDGDPGSPDPADSLPHAMLSVVADPYFDWGHDRLPKRPYHESVMYEAHVRGLTMAHPDLPEEIRGTYAGLGHPAVIGHLTDLGVTAVELMPVHQYVQDGHLLGRGLSNYWGYNTIGFFAPHNGYSAAGGSGGQVAEFKSMVKSLHAAGIEVILDVVYNHTAEGNHLGPTLSFRGIDNASYYRLVDDDPASYFDTTGTGNSLLMRSPHVLQLIMDSLRYWVTEMHVDGFRFDLAATLARQFHEVDRLSAFFDLVQQDPVVSRVKLIAEPWDVGEGGYQVGNFPPLWSEWNGRYRDSVRDFWRAGDGVLPEFASRLTGSSDLYAGEHRRPRAGVDFVTAHDGFTLRDLVSYNDKHNEANGEDNRDGESHNRSWNCGAEGGTGDRGVLALRARQQRNLLTTLLVSQGVPMLLHGDEMGRTQHGNNNAYCQDNELSWVNWELDADQRDLLDFTRRLIALRRGHPVFRRRRFFRGGSGPDGGPGDLTWLRPDGREMADGDWARTDAHAIAVHLNGDAISEPDAHGQAITDDSFLLLFNAHWEHVAFRLPPGEFGHSWSVVVDTAERSATDGGHPVRCAAGDTFKVEARAVVVLVREPDRAG is encoded by the coding sequence ATGCACAAATGGAGTGGCCAACCCTTCCCCCTCGGCGCCACGTTCGACGGCACCGGGACCAATTTCGCCCTCTTCTCCGAGGTCGCCGAGAAGGTCGAGCTGTGTCTGCTCGACGAGGCACGCACCGAGACGCGGGTGACCCTGACCGAGGTGGACGGCGTCATCCGGCACGCCTACCTGCCCGGTGTCGGCCCCGGGCAGCGCTACGGCTTCCGGGTGCACGGCCCCTACGACCCCGCGCGCGGGCACCGCTGCAATCCCGCCAAGCTGCTGCTCGATCCGTACGCCAAGGCGGTCGAGGGGCAGGCGGACGGGCACCCGTCGCTGCTCGGCTACCGAGACGGCGACCCCGGCTCCCCCGACCCGGCCGACAGCCTGCCGCACGCGATGCTGTCGGTGGTCGCCGATCCGTACTTCGACTGGGGCCACGACCGGCTGCCGAAGCGGCCGTACCACGAGTCGGTGATGTACGAGGCCCACGTGCGCGGCCTGACCATGGCGCACCCGGACCTGCCCGAGGAGATCCGCGGCACCTACGCAGGTCTGGGGCATCCGGCGGTGATCGGGCACCTGACGGACCTGGGCGTCACCGCCGTGGAACTGATGCCGGTGCACCAGTACGTCCAGGACGGCCACCTGCTCGGCCGGGGGCTGAGCAACTACTGGGGCTACAACACCATCGGGTTCTTCGCACCGCACAACGGCTACTCCGCCGCGGGCGGCAGCGGCGGGCAGGTCGCCGAGTTCAAGTCGATGGTCAAGTCGCTGCACGCGGCCGGGATCGAGGTGATCCTCGACGTGGTCTACAACCACACCGCCGAGGGCAACCACCTGGGCCCGACGCTGTCCTTCCGGGGCATCGACAACGCCTCCTACTACCGGCTGGTCGACGACGACCCGGCGTCGTACTTCGACACCACCGGCACCGGCAACAGCCTGCTGATGCGCAGCCCGCACGTGCTCCAGCTCATCATGGACAGCCTGCGCTACTGGGTGACCGAGATGCACGTCGACGGGTTCCGGTTCGACCTCGCGGCCACGCTCGCCCGGCAGTTCCACGAGGTGGACCGGCTCTCCGCGTTCTTCGACCTGGTCCAGCAAGACCCGGTGGTCTCGCGGGTGAAGCTGATCGCCGAGCCGTGGGACGTCGGCGAGGGCGGCTACCAGGTCGGCAACTTCCCGCCGCTGTGGAGCGAGTGGAACGGCCGCTACCGGGACTCGGTCCGCGACTTCTGGCGGGCGGGCGACGGCGTGCTGCCGGAGTTCGCCTCCCGGCTGACCGGCTCCTCCGACCTGTACGCCGGAGAGCACCGCAGGCCGCGCGCGGGGGTGGACTTCGTGACCGCCCACGACGGTTTCACGCTGCGTGACCTGGTGTCGTACAACGACAAGCACAACGAGGCCAACGGCGAGGACAACCGGGACGGGGAGAGCCACAACCGGTCCTGGAACTGCGGCGCCGAGGGCGGGACCGGCGACCGGGGGGTGCTGGCGCTGCGTGCCCGGCAGCAGCGCAACCTGCTGACCACGCTGCTGGTCTCGCAGGGCGTGCCCATGCTGCTGCACGGCGACGAGATGGGCCGCACCCAGCACGGCAACAACAACGCCTACTGCCAGGACAACGAACTGTCCTGGGTGAACTGGGAGTTGGACGCCGACCAGCGCGACCTGCTGGACTTCACCCGGCGGCTGATCGCGCTGCGGCGCGGCCACCCGGTGTTCCGCAGGCGGCGGTTCTTCCGCGGCGGCTCCGGTCCGGACGGCGGTCCGGGCGATCTGACCTGGCTGCGCCCGGACGGCCGGGAGATGGCCGACGGCGACTGGGCCCGCACCGACGCGCACGCGATCGCGGTCCACCTGAACGGCGACGCCATCTCCGAGCCGGACGCGCACGGGCAGGCGATCACCGACGACTCGTTCCTGCTGCTGTTCAACGCGCACTGGGAGCACGTGGCGTTCCGACTGCCACCGGGCGAGTTCGGGCACTCCTGGAGCGTGGTGGTGGACACCGCGGAGCGCTCGGCGACGGACGGCGGCCACCCGGTGCGGTGCGCGGCCGGCGACACCTTCAAGGTCGAGGCGCGGGCGGTGGTCGTGCTGGTGCGGGAGCCCGACCGGGCTGGCTGA
- a CDS encoding aldo/keto reductase, with product MSTQTQPAKASGTFSLSGRLPVTRLGFGSMQLTGPGVWGDPKDPDEAVRVLRRAVELGVDFIDTADSYGPVVAEPLIRKALHPYPADLVIATKAGLTRSGPNDWRPVGRPEYLRQQAEMSLRHLGLERIPLFQLHRIDPKVPLEEQVGELKLLQDEGKIAHIGLSEVDVDQLEAARSVTAIASVQNLYNLANRSAEKLLERAEAEGIAFIPWFPLATGELAKPGGPLAELAERHGASASQLALAWLLRRSPVMLPIPGTSSVAHLEDNIAAAGLELTDAEFAELTDAVG from the coding sequence GTGAGCACGCAGACCCAGCCCGCGAAGGCGTCCGGGACGTTCTCCCTGTCCGGGCGGCTTCCGGTCACCCGCCTGGGGTTCGGCTCGATGCAGTTGACCGGGCCCGGGGTGTGGGGTGACCCGAAGGACCCCGACGAGGCGGTGCGCGTCCTGCGGCGGGCCGTCGAGCTGGGGGTCGACTTCATCGACACCGCGGACTCGTACGGGCCGGTGGTCGCCGAGCCGTTGATCCGCAAGGCGCTGCACCCCTATCCCGCGGACCTGGTGATCGCCACGAAGGCGGGGCTGACCCGGTCCGGGCCGAACGACTGGCGGCCGGTCGGCCGCCCGGAGTACCTGCGGCAGCAGGCCGAGATGAGCCTGCGGCACCTGGGCCTGGAGCGCATCCCCCTCTTCCAGTTGCACCGGATCGACCCGAAGGTCCCGCTGGAGGAGCAGGTCGGCGAGCTGAAGCTGCTCCAGGACGAGGGCAAGATCGCGCACATCGGGCTCTCCGAGGTCGATGTGGACCAGTTGGAGGCGGCCCGGTCGGTCACCGCCATCGCGTCGGTGCAGAACCTGTACAACCTGGCCAACCGGTCCGCGGAGAAGCTGCTGGAGCGCGCCGAGGCGGAGGGGATCGCCTTCATCCCGTGGTTCCCGCTGGCCACCGGTGAGCTGGCCAAGCCCGGCGGTCCGCTCGCCGAACTGGCCGAGCGGCACGGCGCGTCGGCGTCCCAACTGGCGCTCGCCTGGTTGCTGCGCCGCTCCCCGGTGATGCTGCCGATCCCGGGCACGTCCTCGGTGGCGCACCTGGAGGACAACATCGCGGCGGCCGGACTGGAGCTGACCGACGCGGAGTTCGCGGAGCTGACCGACGCGGTCGGCTGA
- a CDS encoding aldo/keto reductase: MRYTRLGATGLQVSAISLGCMSFGEPDRGTHDWTLGEDAARDMIKRALDAGVNFFDTANVYSAGSSEEITGRALRDFADRDEVVIATKVHGRTRPGPNGGGLSRKAITAEIEHSLRRLGTDHVDLYQIHRWDHDTPIEETMEALHDVVKAGKARYIGASSMYAWQFAKAQYTADLHGWTRFCSMQNHYNLLYREEEREMLPLCADQGVGVIPWSPLARGRLTRPWDETTARAETDDFGRKLYRPTDRAVAERVTEVAQARGIPAAQVALAWMHRNPVVTAPIVGVTRSHHLDDAVASVDVELTDEEVARLEEPYTPHSVVGFH; encoded by the coding sequence ATGCGTTACACCCGACTGGGCGCGACCGGACTTCAGGTGTCGGCGATCAGCCTCGGCTGCATGAGCTTCGGCGAACCCGACCGCGGCACCCACGACTGGACCCTCGGGGAGGACGCCGCCCGGGACATGATCAAGCGGGCCCTCGACGCCGGGGTGAACTTCTTCGACACCGCCAACGTATACTCCGCCGGCAGCAGCGAGGAGATCACCGGCCGCGCGCTGCGCGACTTCGCCGACCGCGACGAGGTGGTCATCGCCACCAAGGTGCACGGCCGGACCCGGCCCGGGCCCAACGGGGGCGGCCTGTCCCGCAAGGCGATCACCGCCGAGATCGAGCACAGCCTGCGCCGGCTCGGCACCGACCACGTGGACCTCTACCAGATCCACCGCTGGGACCACGACACCCCGATCGAGGAGACGATGGAGGCGCTGCACGACGTGGTGAAGGCCGGCAAGGCCCGCTACATCGGCGCCTCCTCGATGTACGCCTGGCAGTTCGCCAAGGCGCAGTACACCGCGGACCTGCACGGCTGGACCCGGTTCTGCTCCATGCAGAACCACTACAACCTGCTCTACCGCGAGGAGGAGCGCGAGATGCTGCCGCTCTGCGCGGACCAGGGCGTCGGCGTGATCCCGTGGAGCCCGCTGGCCCGCGGCCGGCTGACCCGGCCGTGGGACGAGACCACCGCCCGTGCCGAGACCGACGACTTCGGCCGCAAGCTCTACCGGCCCACCGACCGTGCGGTGGCGGAGCGCGTCACCGAGGTCGCGCAGGCCCGCGGCATCCCCGCCGCCCAGGTCGCCCTGGCCTGGATGCACCGCAACCCGGTGGTCACCGCGCCCATCGTGGGCGTCACCAGGTCCCACCACCTCGACGACGCCGTGGCCTCGGTCGACGTCGAGCTGACCGACGAGGAGGTCGCCCGGCTCGAAGAGCCCTACACCCCCCACTCGGTCGTCGGCTTCCACTGA
- a CDS encoding ABC transporter ATP-binding protein — MTGRHLPVAEPPAVARAAARLVRADGRAFAAVLVLNALSAAAGLVGPWLVGRIVDDVQRGAAVGDVDRLALTILAFSVVQFLLARHARYLGHRFGERTLARVREQFVDRALALPASVVERAGSGDLTARGTTDVAMVGTTLRDAAPEVLIALVQALFILGAVFFLQPLLGCCGLLGLFGIRWALRWYLRRARAAYLAEGAANSAVTEVLAATVTGARTVEAFGLQERRVARTRDAIELSRRARTRTLDLRSVFFPVVEVSYLVPVVAVLVVGGVLRAHGVVGLGAVVSAALYLRQVSEPLDSIMMWVEQLQSSSASFARVEGLGSAVPGAAVAAASPVDDRIDVVGARYSYEGGAEVVRGVDLTVRPGERIALVGPSGAGKTTLSRLLAGIDAPHAGSVTVGGVPVAALDPEQLRRHVVLVTQEHHVFLGTVRDNLLIAAPAAQDAELLAALAAVGADWVGDLPDGLDTAVGDGGHRTDGAQAQQLALARVVLADPHTLVLDEATALLDPTTARHTERALASVLRGRTVIAVAHRLHTAHDADRVAVMEGGCLTELGTHDALVAAGGTYAALWSSWHGGDREEGAAPERRRQWKPTTEWGV, encoded by the coding sequence ATGACCGGGAGACACCTGCCGGTCGCCGAGCCGCCGGCCGTCGCGCGCGCGGCCGCGCGGCTGGTCCGGGCCGACGGCCGGGCGTTCGCCGCCGTGCTCGTCCTGAACGCGCTGTCGGCGGCGGCCGGACTCGTCGGACCGTGGCTGGTCGGCCGGATCGTGGACGACGTGCAGCGCGGCGCCGCGGTGGGCGACGTGGACCGGCTGGCGCTGACCATCCTGGCCTTCTCGGTCGTGCAGTTCCTGCTGGCGCGCCACGCCCGCTACCTGGGCCACCGATTCGGCGAGCGCACCCTCGCGCGGGTGCGCGAGCAGTTCGTGGACCGGGCGCTGGCACTGCCCGCCTCCGTGGTGGAGCGCGCCGGCAGCGGGGACCTGACCGCACGCGGCACCACCGACGTGGCCATGGTCGGCACCACGCTCCGCGACGCGGCGCCCGAGGTGCTGATCGCCCTGGTCCAGGCGCTGTTCATCCTCGGCGCGGTCTTCTTCCTCCAGCCGCTGCTCGGCTGCTGCGGGCTGCTCGGGCTGTTCGGCATCCGGTGGGCGCTGCGCTGGTATCTGCGCCGGGCCCGCGCCGCGTACCTCGCGGAGGGCGCGGCCAACTCGGCGGTCACCGAGGTCCTGGCCGCCACCGTGACGGGCGCGCGGACCGTCGAGGCGTTCGGGCTCCAGGAGCGGCGCGTCGCGCGGACCCGGGACGCGATCGAACTCTCCCGCCGGGCCAGGACCCGCACGCTCGACCTGCGCAGCGTGTTCTTCCCGGTCGTGGAGGTGTCCTACCTGGTCCCGGTGGTCGCGGTGCTGGTGGTCGGCGGGGTGCTGCGCGCGCACGGCGTGGTCGGCCTGGGCGCGGTGGTGAGCGCGGCGCTGTACCTGCGGCAGGTCTCCGAGCCGCTGGACTCGATCATGATGTGGGTCGAGCAGCTCCAGAGCAGCAGCGCGTCCTTCGCCCGGGTCGAGGGGCTGGGCTCGGCCGTGCCCGGTGCGGCGGTGGCCGCCGCCTCCCCCGTGGACGACCGGATCGACGTGGTCGGGGCCCGTTACTCCTACGAGGGCGGCGCCGAGGTGGTGCGGGGCGTCGACCTGACGGTGCGGCCTGGTGAGCGGATCGCGCTGGTGGGTCCCTCGGGCGCCGGCAAGACCACGCTGAGCCGGCTGCTGGCGGGCATCGACGCGCCGCACGCGGGCTCGGTGACCGTGGGCGGGGTCCCGGTCGCCGCGCTGGACCCGGAGCAGTTGCGGCGCCACGTGGTGCTGGTCACGCAGGAGCACCACGTCTTCCTGGGGACGGTCCGCGACAACCTGCTGATCGCCGCGCCCGCCGCGCAGGACGCCGAACTGCTCGCGGCGCTGGCGGCCGTGGGCGCGGACTGGGTCGGGGACCTCCCGGACGGCCTGGACACCGCGGTCGGCGACGGCGGCCACCGGACGGACGGCGCGCAGGCCCAGCAACTCGCCCTGGCCCGCGTGGTGCTGGCCGACCCGCACACCCTCGTCCTCGACGAGGCGACCGCGCTGCTCGACCCGACCACCGCCCGGCACACCGAGCGCGCGCTGGCGAGCGTCCTGCGCGGCCGGACCGTGATCGCCGTCGCCCACCGCCTGCACACCGCGCACGACGCGGACCGCGTCGCGGTCATGGAGGGCGGCTGCCTGACCGAACTCGGCACCCACGACGCCCTGGTGGCCGCCGGCGGCACCTACGCCGCTCTCTGGTCGTCCTGGCACGGCGGTGACCGGGAGGAGGGGGCGGCGCCGGAGCGGCGGCGTCAGTGGAAGCCGACGACCGAGTGGGGGGTGTAG
- a CDS encoding GlsB/YeaQ/YmgE family stress response membrane protein: MGIIGWIILGLLAGAIAKLLLPGRDPGGVLGTTVIGVVGAFLGGWLSAKLLGHPVPHHFFDGSTWIAAIGGSLVLLVAYRLLFGDSRSRR, translated from the coding sequence ATGGGAATCATCGGCTGGATCATTCTGGGACTGCTCGCAGGAGCGATCGCCAAGCTGCTTCTGCCCGGGCGCGACCCGGGTGGCGTGCTGGGCACGACCGTCATCGGTGTCGTCGGGGCCTTCCTCGGCGGCTGGCTGTCGGCCAAACTGCTCGGCCACCCGGTGCCGCACCACTTCTTCGACGGCTCGACCTGGATCGCCGCGATCGGCGGCTCCCTGGTGCTGCTGGTCGCCTACCGGCTGCTGTTCGGGGACTCCCGGAGCCGACGCTGA